The DNA region ACCGCATTGTTTGGTGCTTTGACTTCCAGTCGGTAGGCACCCCATTCCACCGGGAATGTCACTTTGCCGGTTTCATCCGCTTTCAGATCCAGCGTCTGTTCGCCTTCTACCAGATCTTTTTGATCAAAGCGCGACTGCCAGCCTTCGCTTTCCAGCCAGTCCCAGTAGTAGTCGCGACGCTCACGAATCAAGCGCACCTGCAACCCGGAGACCGCTTTCTTCCCGCCCTGGGCATCGACATAGACAATGTCAAAGGCGGCATTGCCGTCTTCGTCGACAATCGGTTGATTCACCGTGGTATCGGTGCGGTAGTCATACACCGCTTTCACCGCAAATTGCGGACGGATACCCGGTAAGGTGTCTGCAGGCCAGATAGCCTGTTCGGCGCGACGCGTAACGGGACGACCACCGGACTCCAGCAGGCTGGCCTGCAAAATCACCTTCAACGGCGAGTGGGTTTCGCGCCACTGGCTGCTGGTACTGATGTCGCCACGCCCGGTGTCATCCAGCGCCAGCTGTACTTCATCGAGGCTGCGCGACAGGTTTTCCTCGGCGATATTGCCAAACTGGAAGCCCGGCAATGACGGTACCGCATCGCGCAGCGGGCGCAGATATAATTGTCCCTGCAACGCATTGCCGTTCGCCGGGGCACCGTAAAGGTAGTAACCGACCACCGAGAACTTCACCGCGTCAGACGGCGACAAAGGCGTTTTTTGACCGGTGAGATTCAGCGCCATCCGCTCCGGCATGAAATCTTCTACGTGGAAGTCCCACATCCGGGTTTGGTTATCACCCGTGTTGGCGCGAATGTGCCACATTCCGGTTGGCGCGCCGCTGTCCAGCGGATACGTGAAACGATACAACCCGTTATCCGGCTGACTGACCACGGTACGGATGACCTGGCCATCCGGCTTAACCACTTCCAGCTTCACCGGCTGATCGGGCAGCGTCTTACCGTCGCTGTCGCGTAGCAGACCATTGAGGATCACCGTCTCACCGGGACGATAGAGATCGCGCGGGCCAAACATAAAGAACTGCTTGCTGTAACCGGGATCCCCGGCGATATCGAATTCCGCTAAATCCAGCGCCGGGAGTTTCAGATCCAGCAGCGTGGTTTGCCCCTCTTTACGCACCAGCAACAGCGCGGCGTTCGGGTTATTTTCGAGCTGAACATGGCCTTTCGCGTCGCTGGCCGCCTTCGCCAGGGTCTGCCCTTTCTCATCCAGCAAGGCGACCTCCACGTCCTGCTGCGCGGTGCCATTCTCCAGGCTTTGCGTAAACACATCGAGCCGACTCTGGTAGCGGTGCGCCGACACGCCGATATCGCTGAGCGTGAATAACGTTGCGGCGTTGCTGTACTCGTACTGCCCGGCTTTGGTCATCACCGCGACATAGACACCCGCCTGTTGCAGCGGCTTGATCTCGCTCAGTGGCAGAAGGAGTTTTTCGCGGGTGTTGCGCGCAGGATTGAGATCGAAACGACCGGTATAGACCAGATCCGCCATTTTCAGCAGCTTGTCAGACTCCCAGTTGGACAATGAATTCCGGTACTCCCACTGGCTGACAAAGGCCGCCAGCGATTCCGGCTTCACGCGGAAGAAGTTAACGTCTACGTTGTTGACGTTGAGCGCCATCACCGGCAAACCTTCCACTACTTTCCCCGGCAGCAGCGAACCGCGACTGGCAAAGCCCACGCTGGGCTGGATATCCCGCGTGGTCAGGCTTTTCTCATAGTTGATTTCGAAGATGGCTTTATTCAGCGCCCTGAGATCGCGCTCAATGGTCACCAGCAGATCGCGATTGGGTTCCAGATGGCGTAAGCGCAACTCTTTCAGATTCGGCGACAGTTCCCATGCGCCATCGACTTTGCCGCTTTTTTTATCCACCACGTGGACGATTCGGGCAAAATCCTGTTCAGGATCTAACGGGATGGAAAAGGTCAGCACCAGCGTGGATGCACCGTCCAGTTGCACTTCAGAGGCATCCAGCAGCGTCAGCGCTTTGCCTTCACTCTGTTGGGCCAGTTTCTGCAATTGCGCGGTATCGTTGACCGCTTTCTTTTCCACTGCGGGTTGCGCCGCAGGGGCGTCGTTTTTTACCACCGCAGGCGCTTTATCGTTGTTGTCGCACCCTGCCAGCGCCAGCATTAGCATGCAAGCGACTACGCGTATGTGTTTCATTTTTCATCCCTGGCCGACGAGGCCCGTTAGCAACGTAGAATCGTTATTATGCGTGAGATTTCACTTTGTGTAAGTCTCTATCCGGCCTGTCTGGTCTGAATTTAATGAATAAGTGTGGGATCACCAGACAAATCAGCCTCTTTTACTTGTCCCTTATGAGCAAAGGCCTGACAATTTACCGGACACCTGATAAACATGGAGACACCCATGACTACCGCCTTTTTTGTCGCCGCCGACTGGCTTGCCGAGCATATTGACGATCCGCAGATTCAAATTATCGACGCCCGGATGGCGCCTCCAGGACAGGAAGACCGCGACGTAGCGCAAGAGTATCGCTCAGGGCATATCCCGGGCGCGGTGTTTTTTGATATTGAAGCGCTCTCCGACCACACCTCCCCTCTGCCGCATATGATGCCGCGCCCGGAAAGCTTCGCCGTCGCGATGCGTGAACTGGGGATAGATCAGGATAAACATCTGATTGTTTATGACGAGGGAAATCTGTTCTCCGCCCCGCGTGCGTGGTGGATGCTGCGGACCTTTGGCGTGGAAAACGTATCCATTCTGGGAGGGGGGCTGGCCGGCTGGCAACGTGATGAGTTGCCGCTTCAGGAAGGCAACGTCGAACTGCCGGAAGGCGAATTTGATGCGGCGTTTACTCCTGAAGCCGTCGTGCGCATCACCGACGTTCTGCTCGCCAGCCATGAGAAAAGCGCGCAGATAGTCGATGCCCGCCCGGCTGCGCGGTTTAATGCTGAAGTCGACGAGCCGCGTCCGGGTCTCAGACGCGGTCACGTGCCTGGCGCCTTAAACGTACCGTGGACCGAACTGGTTCAGGACGGTGAACTGAAAACAACCGACGAACTGGATGCCATCTTCTTTCGCCACGGAGTCAGTTTTGACAGACCGATCATCGCCAGTTGTGGTTCTGGCGTGACAGCAGCGGTCGTCGTGCTGGCGCTGGCGATGCTGGACGTGCCCGACGTCGCGCTGTATGACGGCGCATGGAGCGAATGGGGAGCACGTGCCGATTTACCGGTTGAACCGGCGGAAACTGAATAAATTCTGATTTATTAGTCTGTCTTGTCCACAAAAAAACCGCTCTAACGTTTGAGCGGTTTTTTTGCGCTGGTCCGGTTCGCGGCCTTTCCAGCTGGCTGTGTTGCCACAGCAATGTAAGTACACCCCAGCGCACAAATACTCTCGTTAAAGGGAGAAAATGTCAAGTTAGTTAGCCGGGAAACTATTGCAAATTTGATGTATTATTCTTCCCGGCCCTTTCCGCCGCTTCGCAAACGGGCACTGGCTTCAGGAAAGGATGTCCCATGGCCGTAAATGTAAGTGCCCCCAGCACTTGCTGTCACGGCATTATCGCCAGTGGTGCTGTCGTGAAGCGGTCTTCGCATGGACCGCACAATGAAGATACGGTACGTCTGTATCGTGCTTCTTGTTTCTGGCGTGTTGTGCCTTCACGCAGACCGGAGTGATTCCGGTCATTCTGTTTTCGTAAAGACCAACGACCAGGGCAGGTAAGCGAGGATGCCGCCTTTCGGGGCGGCTTTCCTTCTCTTATATTATCCGGTTCTGTTTAAAATCGCGCAGGAAACCGCCCCAACGGCGTTCGTAGAACGGCGTAATATGTTCGGTGATAAAGTGGCTGATGCCCTTTTCTCCTTTTACCACCTGGCAGATATCAATTGGTTCATCACCTGGTAGCGTATCCGTCGCCACGCTACCTGCCGCATGAATGATTTCTTCAATATCGCCATCGGCTTCAATACCAATCAGCAGGTTCGCCTCACCATCCGTACTTTCTTTAATCGAACAGATAAACGCACGTTTCACCGGCTTGATGGTTTTGAACAACGTCGTGAGCGAGTCGATCATCTGCGCAGGCGGTTCGGCCACTTCCGAGAGGATCAGGGATTCCCCCCCTTCCAGCACTTCCTGGGTACTTAGCGGATTACCCTCTTCCCCCATCAGCAGGCTGATTTCGCGCGGCATGAACTCTTTGCCCGTTGGCAATTTCGCGTTGAGGAACAGCGTTTCGCCGAGCGTCATTTCAAACAGCGTGCGTACCGGCATCACCACAAACGCCTGCTCATCGTCTACTGCCTGCTGCAACGCTTCCAGAGAGGTGAAAAAGGGAATAACGGTGGTGCCATCTTCTTTTTCCCAGTGCTGAAGATCGAGCGCGCTGTCTTCGACAATCGCCTCGCCTTCTGCCGCGGTGCCGGGCACCCAGACGGTGGATTCCAGCAGGGTGCGGAAAAATGCCGGACGATGCGCGGGTTCAGTCGCGGCTTGTTCCAGTAAGGTTTCTAATTCGTTTTTGGTTTCGGACATAGGGATCACAAATTATCTATATGGATTGTAGGCCCGATAAGACGCACGGCGTCGCCATCAGGCAAAATGCCGGGTGGCGCTTCGCTTACCCGGCCTACAACAACACCTTTCAGGCAGTCAACAAATTGGCGATTGTACGCACGCCCAGACCAGTCGCCCCGGCAGACCACTGCTCAACCGGCGCTTTGCGATAGGTTGCCGAGCAGTCGATATGCAGCCAGCCCTGTTGGTAGTTTTCCACAAAATGCGACAGGAATCCTGCGGCCGTACTCGCCCCTGCCGGATACGCCGCGCTACCAGTATTGTTCAGCTCGGCAAAATTAGACGGCAATTGGTTGCGGTGGAATTCCGCCAGCGGCAGACGCCAGAACGCCTCGTTCTCTTCGGCAGCGCTCGCCAGCAGACGGTTCGCCAGTTGGTCATCGAAGCTGAACAACGCATGGTAGTCGTTACCCAGTGCAGTTTTCGCGGCGCCGGTCAGGGTCGCGGCATCGATGATAAGCTCCGGTTTCTGCGCGCTGGCGTCGATCAGCCCGTCCGCCAGTACCAGACGCCCTTCGGCATCGGTATTCATCACTTCCACGTTTTTACCATTGCGATAGTGGATGATATCGCCCAACTTGAAGGCGTTGCCGCTGATCAGGTTGTCCGCACAGCACAGGTACAGCTTCACGCGTTTGTTCAGGCCACGGGTGATGGCAAACGCCAGTGCGCCGGTTACCGTTGCGGCACCGCCCATGTCAGACTTCATGGAGTCCATAAAGGCACTCTGCTTGATGCTGTAGCCGCCGGAATCAAAGGTGATCCCTTTTCCGACCAGGCAGGCATAAACCGGGGCTTCTTTATCTCCCGTCGGGTTGTAGTCGAGCGCCAGCAGAACCGGCGGACGTTCAGAGCCGCGACCGACGGTGTGCAGCCCCATGTAGTTCTGCTCGCGCAGATCTTCACCTTTGGTAATGCGGTAAGAGACATGATCGCACGCCACGCTGCACAGCAGATCCACGGCGCGCTGCGCCAGTTGTTCTGGCCCCAGCTCTTCCGCTGGTGCGTTAATGGTGTCACGCACCCAGTCAATGATGGTCAGACGATTATCCAGTTCCTGGCGTTGGGCATCGTCCAGCTCAGGCCATTCCACTTTGCGGCTGCCTTTCGGCCCTTTGTAGCCCTGCCAGAATGACCAGCAGCGGTCAGCGTCCCAGCCTTCGCCTGCCAGTTGCACATGCTTGATGCCGAGGCCGTCGATTTTACGTGCGGCGCGCTGAATAAGGCCCAGGTCATCTTTTCCGTTGAGGTGCAGGGCAATACCGTCGTTATTGATACTGTATGTCGCTTTTTCGCCCCAGCGTGCGTCAGCGGGTTGCGTGGAAAGCGTAATTTTCATGGCTTCTGTCATTTTATTTATCCTTATTAGCAAACGGGCCGCCCGAAGGCAGCCCGTATGTTCATTCCACTAAATGATTCGCGCTGCAGGAAGGCGGCAATCGAGTGAATCCCCGGGAGCAGAGATAACTCTGTGACTGGGGTGAGCGAGCGCGGCCAACGCATCTGCAGCGTGAAGCATGACGGGGAAATTACTCTGCTTCATCTAACCAGACTAGCAGAATCGCCTCCAGAATTTTTTCATTGGATGCGCCAGGGTCGTCATCAAACTCCTCAAGATCGCAGATCCACTGATGAAGATCGGTGAAACGAACGGTCTTGGGATCGAGATCGGGGAAGGCGTCGTACAGCGCTTCGCCGATTTCGCGGCTATCGGTCCACTTCAGTCCCATACTACCCTCTGTTAATGCTCACGAGCATGATTGATTGTGTAACGTGGGATTTCGACCACTAAATCATCCTCGGTTACGCGAGCCTGACAGCTTAAACGGCTCTCCGGCTCCAGTCCCCAGGCTTTATCCAGCATGTCGTCTTCTTCTTCCGTGCTTTCCGGCAGGGAGTCAAAGCCTTCACGCACGATGCAGTGGCAGGTCGTACAGGCGCAGGATTTTTCGCAGGCGTGTTCAATCTCAATACCGTTACGCAGTGCAACGTCAAGAATGGTTTCACCGGTCTTTGCTTCCAGAACTGCGCCATCCGGACAGAGATCCTGATGAGGCAGAATAACAATCTTTGGCATATTAAACCTCGTCCACGGAATGGCCTTTCAGCGCGCGACGGACCGACTGGTCCATGCGCCGGGCGGCGAATTCCTGGGTTTGTTTGTCTACGTTTTTAATGGCTTGTTCGATAGCGTCAACATCATCGCCCAGCGCCACGGCGCTCAAATGCGCGGCGGCATCGTCGATCAATTGACGCTCTGCGGCGCTTAGCAGCGCGGCATCAGCGGTGAGCGCGCCGGTCAAACTCTCCAGCACACGCGCCGCTTCGACTTTCTGCTCTGCCAGCATGCGGGCTTTTACGTCCTGTTCGGCAAAGCTCATCGAATCCTGAATCATTGAGGCAATTTCGCTGTCGGTCAGACCGTAAGACGGTTTCACCTGAATAGAGGCCTCAACGCCAGTGGATTTTTCCATCGCAGTGACGCTCAGCAGACCGTCTGCGTCCACCTGGAAGGTGACGCGAATGTGCGCGCCGCCTGCCGGTAGCGCCGGAATACCGCGCAATGCAAAGCGCGCCAGCGAACGGCAGTCCTGCACCAGTTCACGTTCGCCCTGCATCACGTGGATAGACATCGCGGTCTGACCGTCTTTGAAGGTGGTAAAGTCCTGCGCGCGCGCCACCGGAATGGTGGTGTTACGCGGGATCACTTTTTCCACCAGACCGCCCATCGTTTCCAGTCCCAGCGACAGCGGGATAACGTCAAGCAGCAGCATTTCACTGTCCGGCTTGTTGCCGACCAGGATATCGGCCTGGATAGCCGCGCCAATCGCCACTACTTTATCCGGGTCGATGGACGTCAGCGGCGGACGACCAAAAAATTCGCCCACGCGTTCACGCACCAGCGGTACGCGCGTGGAACCGCCAACCATCACCACTTCCAGGACTTCCTGCGCCTCGACGCCGGCATCTTTCAGTGCGCGACGACAGGCCAGCAGCGTGCGCTTAACCAGCGCGGAAATGAGATCATTAAACTGTTCGCGGGTGATTTCACCCTGCCAGCCCGCCACGTTGACCCTTACGGACTCGGCGTCGCTGAGCGCAATTTTTGCCGCGATGGCAGCATCCAGCAATTCACGCTGAACACGGTTATCACTGCGATCGGCAATTCCCGCCTGCTCGCGGATGTAATCCGCCAGCAGGTGATCGAAGTCATCGCCGCCCAGCGCAGAATCGCCACCGGTCGCCAGCACTTCGAACACGCCGCGACTCAGGCGCAGAATAGAGATATCAAACGTTCCGCCGCCGAGGTCATACACCGCAATAACACCCTCTTTGCCGGAATCCAGACCGTAGGCAATCGCCGCGGCGGTCGGTTCATTGAGCAGGCGCAGGACATGCAGACCCGCCAGACGCGCGGCGTCTTTGGTCCCCTGACGCTGTGCATCGTCAAAGTACGCCGGTACGGTAATGACCACGCCATCCAGTTCGCCAGAGAGTGACTCGGTGGCTCGCGCCGCCAGCGCTTTCAGGATATCGGCAGAAACACGAATTGGATTCAGCAAACCCGCCGCCGTTTCAATCATCGGCAGGCCATTAACGCTTTCCTGAAAACGGTACGGCAGATGGGGGTAACGGGTCTGAATATCCACCAGCGAACGCCCCATCATGCGTTTCACCGAGCTAATGGTATTGGCGGTATCCAGCGCGGCATTGGCACGCGCATCATAGCCGACCGTGTGGCCCTGCTGCTGATAGTGAACGACAGACGGCAGCAGATGACGACCGTCGTGATCGGCCAGCGTTTCCGCCTGACCGCTACGTACGGTTGCGACCAGAGAGTTGGTGGTCCCGAGATCGATACCCACAGCCAGACGACGCTGGTGTGGCGCTGCGCTCAGACCAGGCTCACTAATTTGTAATAAGGCCATAATTGCTTCCGAATATTAAAAATCGAGCAGTTTTTCTTCGAGT from Citrobacter amalonaticus Y19 includes:
- the timP gene encoding small toxic inner membrane protein TimP; this translates as MKIRYVCIVLLVSGVLCLHADRSDSGHSVFVKTNDQGR
- the pepB gene encoding aminopeptidase PepB, whose translation is MTEAMKITLSTQPADARWGEKATYSINNDGIALHLNGKDDLGLIQRAARKIDGLGIKHVQLAGEGWDADRCWSFWQGYKGPKGSRKVEWPELDDAQRQELDNRLTIIDWVRDTINAPAEELGPEQLAQRAVDLLCSVACDHVSYRITKGEDLREQNYMGLHTVGRGSERPPVLLALDYNPTGDKEAPVYACLVGKGITFDSGGYSIKQSAFMDSMKSDMGGAATVTGALAFAITRGLNKRVKLYLCCADNLISGNAFKLGDIIHYRNGKNVEVMNTDAEGRLVLADGLIDASAQKPELIIDAATLTGAAKTALGNDYHALFSFDDQLANRLLASAAEENEAFWRLPLAEFHRNQLPSNFAELNNTGSAAYPAGASTAAGFLSHFVENYQQGWLHIDCSATYRKAPVEQWSAGATGLGVRTIANLLTA
- the hscA gene encoding Fe-S protein assembly chaperone HscA; this encodes MALLQISEPGLSAAPHQRRLAVGIDLGTTNSLVATVRSGQAETLADHDGRHLLPSVVHYQQQGHTVGYDARANAALDTANTISSVKRMMGRSLVDIQTRYPHLPYRFQESVNGLPMIETAAGLLNPIRVSADILKALAARATESLSGELDGVVITVPAYFDDAQRQGTKDAARLAGLHVLRLLNEPTAAAIAYGLDSGKEGVIAVYDLGGGTFDISILRLSRGVFEVLATGGDSALGGDDFDHLLADYIREQAGIADRSDNRVQRELLDAAIAAKIALSDAESVRVNVAGWQGEITREQFNDLISALVKRTLLACRRALKDAGVEAQEVLEVVMVGGSTRVPLVRERVGEFFGRPPLTSIDPDKVVAIGAAIQADILVGNKPDSEMLLLDVIPLSLGLETMGGLVEKVIPRNTTIPVARAQDFTTFKDGQTAMSIHVMQGERELVQDCRSLARFALRGIPALPAGGAHIRVTFQVDADGLLSVTAMEKSTGVEASIQVKPSYGLTDSEIASMIQDSMSFAEQDVKARMLAEQKVEAARVLESLTGALTADAALLSAAERQLIDDAAAHLSAVALGDDVDAIEQAIKNVDKQTQEFAARRMDQSVRRALKGHSVDEV
- the sseA gene encoding 3-mercaptopyruvate sulfurtransferase; this translates as MTTAFFVAADWLAEHIDDPQIQIIDARMAPPGQEDRDVAQEYRSGHIPGAVFFDIEALSDHTSPLPHMMPRPESFAVAMRELGIDQDKHLIVYDEGNLFSAPRAWWMLRTFGVENVSILGGGLAGWQRDELPLQEGNVELPEGEFDAAFTPEAVVRITDVLLASHEKSAQIVDARPAARFNAEVDEPRPGLRRGHVPGALNVPWTELVQDGELKTTDELDAIFFRHGVSFDRPIIASCGSGVTAAVVVLALAMLDVPDVALYDGAWSEWGARADLPVEPAETE
- the sseB gene encoding enhanced serine sensitivity protein SseB encodes the protein MSETKNELETLLEQAATEPAHRPAFFRTLLESTVWVPGTAAEGEAIVEDSALDLQHWEKEDGTTVIPFFTSLEALQQAVDDEQAFVVMPVRTLFEMTLGETLFLNAKLPTGKEFMPREISLLMGEEGNPLSTQEVLEGGESLILSEVAEPPAQMIDSLTTLFKTIKPVKRAFICSIKESTDGEANLLIGIEADGDIEEIIHAAGSVATDTLPGDEPIDICQVVKGEKGISHFITEHITPFYERRWGGFLRDFKQNRII
- the fdx gene encoding ISC system 2Fe-2S type ferredoxin, encoding MPKIVILPHQDLCPDGAVLEAKTGETILDVALRNGIEIEHACEKSCACTTCHCIVREGFDSLPESTEEEDDMLDKAWGLEPESRLSCQARVTEDDLVVEIPRYTINHAREH
- the iscX gene encoding Fe-S cluster assembly protein IscX — its product is MGLKWTDSREIGEALYDAFPDLDPKTVRFTDLHQWICDLEEFDDDPGASNEKILEAILLVWLDEAE